GCGTTGAGGAAGTTCACGTACGTCCCCCCGGTGGAGAACTGCTTGAGATCCTTCCACGCGTTGCGCGCCCAGTCGATGTTCTTTGCGTCGTCGGCGGCGTTGTCCCAGGCCGCGGTAATATTGAACAGCCCGCCGGTGCCGCGGTTTCCCACCGCGGAGTGGCTGTTGGGCAGTCTTCCGATGGCACCGCCCAGCTGGAACAGGATGGCGGCGGAGTGCGGCGAGACTATCTTGTCTCCGTGCTCCTTGAGCTTTGCAAACACCTCGGGCTCGAAACCAGAGACATACTCCGACTTCCAGTAGTAGCGCCGCCCGTTGGGCTGGGTGGCATCGAGCAGGCTCTGTTGGGTCACGTAGGGGCGGCGCTGCATCACGTCGCCCACCGGTTTGCCGAACCCTTTTATGGGTGCCAGCAGCTTCTCGCCGTCGGCCACCTTGCCGGTGTGGCAGCCGATGATGATGGCAACCGGTTTTCCGTGCACATCCTTATCGATCCACGGCGCGGGCGGCGCCAGGCGCAGGATCAGCACCAGGGTGAGATCCTCGGGCGCGGCCGCGGCCGACTTGCGGAACAGCTCCATGACCTCCACCGCGGATTCGCCTCGCCACGCCACCGCGCCCCCCACGATCTCGGGGCCCACGGGATAGAGCGAGTACTCGATATTGGTCACCACGCCGAAGTTTCCGCCGCCACCGCGCAGCCCCCAGAACAGGTCCTTGTTCTCCTTCTCGCTGGCGCGAACGATCTTCCCCTCCGCCGTCACCAACGTCATGGAACGAACGCTGTCGCTGGTCCAGCCGCACTGGCGGGACATGTAGCCGAAACCACCGCCCAGGGTGAGACCGGCGATACCGGTGAGCGAAACGAAACCCAGCGGCGCCGCCAGTCCGTGCAGCTGGGTTTCCCGGTCCACGTCGCCGAGGAGGCACCCGCCCTGTGCATGCGCGATGCGCCCGGCCGGGTCCACCCACACGCCGCGCATGGCACCCATGTCCAGCAGCAGGCCGCCGTCGCAGCAGGCCAGCCCCGCGATGTTGTGTCCGCCGCCCTTCATGGAGAGCGCGATGCCATGCTGGCGCGCGAAGTTTACGACGGTGACCACGTCCGCCACGCCCAGGGCGCGCACCACCAGCGCCGGGTGGCGGTCGATCATTCCGTTCCAAAGGGTGCGCGAGGTGTCATAGCCTGGAGATCCGGCGAGGTGCAGCGATCCGCGCAGTGCGGCGCGCAACGCGTCCACGTGCTTGACGTCCACTTCGATGGGCTTTCCTTCTCGGCTGGTTGCGGCCAGATTCGACATGGGTTGTTGCTCCTTGAAAGGCGCTGCCGCGCAGCGCCGGTTACGGCAGCACGGTGCCCCGGCATTCGCCGAAGCCGATGCGCACCGCGTCGTCTTTCGTACAATACGCCCGGATGATCACGGTGTCCCCGTCCTCGAGAAACTTTCTCGTTTCCCCCGAGGGAAGCTCGATGGGTTCGGTCCCCCGCCAGGTGCGCTCCAGGAGGCACCCGGCCGAGTCGCGCGCCTCGCCCGACACGGTGCCGCTGGCCAGCAGGTCTCCCGGCCGCAGGTTGCAGCCGTTGCTGGCGTGGTGCGCCAGCATCTGACCCAGCGTCCAGTACATGTCCTTGAAGTTGGCGCGGCTCACGCGCACACCCTCGAAGCCATCGGAGCGCATCTGCGGCGACTCGATGAAGGCCTCGACGGTGATATCGAAACCGCCCTCGCGCTGGTCGGCGTCGTCGGCCAGGTACGGCAACGGCGCCGGGTCACCGTCGGGCCGCGCGAAAGCAGGCGTACGAAACGGCGCCAGCGCATCCAGGGTGACGATCCACGGCGACACCGTGGTGGCGAAGTTCTTGGCCAGGAACGGCCCCAGCGGCTGGTACTCCCACTTCTGAATGTCGCGCGCGCTCCAGTCGTTCACCAGGCACAGCCCGAAGAGGTGGGCGCGCGCATCGCCGAGCGCGATGGCCTCGCCGCGCGGGTTGCCGGGACCAACGAAGGCACCCACCTCTACCTCGTAGTCGAGCAGGCGCGACGGCCCGAACGAAGGCGCCTGCGCGTCGTCGGCCTTCGTCTGTCCCGAGGGCCGTTTGACCGGCGCACCCGAAACCACGATGGACGACGCGCGCCCGTGGTAGCCGATGGGCACGTGCTTGTAATTGGGCAGCAGCGGGTTGTCGGGACGGAACATGCTGCCCACGTTGGTGGCGTGGAACACCGACGCGTAGAAATCCGTGTAGTCGCCAATTTCGGCCGGCAGGAGCATTTCCACGTCGGTCATCGCGTACAGCGCGGTCTCCACCGAGCGGCGCGCCGCCAGCGAATCCTCGTGATCGGTGGACAGCAGCTGCGAGAGCCGCTCGCGCAGCGCGCTCCAGCACTCCGGTCCCAACGCCATCAGCGGGTTGAGCACCGGCTCCGCGCAGGCCTCCACGGCACGCCGCGCCGGTCCGGTGAAGAACGCGGCGCGCAGCGCGGACACGTCCAGCACGCGATCGCCGATGGCCACGCCGACGCGCGGAGAGTCGTCGCCCTCCCAGTCGCGGAACACGCCGAAGGGGAGGTTCTGGATGGGAAAGTCGGTCTTGCCGTCGTTGGCCGATTCCACCCAGGAGCGAAGATCGGCGCGATGCGTATCGTTGGTCATGTGAGCAATCCAGTCTTGATGAGGTCATCCACCGGCTCTCGAAATGAACACGATCCAAACGAGATCGCGAACCGGCGGCGAATGGTGGTGATCTCGTCGCGCGAGACGCGATAGTCGCGCCACGCAACGTGGTCGTCGGCAAATTCGATGTCGTCGACCGTACCGCGATGCATCAGTGCGTTGGCGTCGGCCAGGGTCATCCCATTGTAGTGGAAGGCGGCGGTCAGGAAAACGTTGAGATAACCGTGCATGACCGCCCGCGGCGCGTCGGCCTCGTAGGTGAGCGGCTGCATGGCCCGCAGCGGGTGGTGCAGCCCCGCCGTCGCCTTGAATCCAGCGCCGGTGGCGTAGCAGCCGCGGATGAATCGCGCCACGTCTTCCGGCGACGGAATCGCCTCCGCGGCCACACCGCCGGTGCGGATCTTGGCGCGCAGCTTGTGCCCCGCGATGACCCCGATCAGTTCGCGCGGATCCTCGCCCGCCGGGATCTCCACGAACGCGCGCAGC
This portion of the Candidatus Krumholzibacteriia bacterium genome encodes:
- a CDS encoding FAD-binding oxidoreductase, with translation MSNLAATSREGKPIEVDVKHVDALRAALRGSLHLAGSPGYDTSRTLWNGMIDRHPALVVRALGVADVVTVVNFARQHGIALSMKGGGHNIAGLACCDGGLLLDMGAMRGVWVDPAGRIAHAQGGCLLGDVDRETQLHGLAAPLGFVSLTGIAGLTLGGGFGYMSRQCGWTSDSVRSMTLVTAEGKIVRASEKENKDLFWGLRGGGGNFGVVTNIEYSLYPVGPEIVGGAVAWRGESAVEVMELFRKSAAAAPEDLTLVLILRLAPPAPWIDKDVHGKPVAIIIGCHTGKVADGEKLLAPIKGFGKPVGDVMQRRPYVTQQSLLDATQPNGRRYYWKSEYVSGFEPEVFAKLKEHGDKIVSPHSAAILFQLGGAIGRLPNSHSAVGNRGTGGLFNITAAWDNAADDAKNIDWARNAWKDLKQFSTGGTYVNFLNADEAGDRIQDAFGGNMKRLGEVKQAWDPDNLFRVNKNIAPAK
- the fahA gene encoding fumarylacetoacetase, coding for MTNDTHRADLRSWVESANDGKTDFPIQNLPFGVFRDWEGDDSPRVGVAIGDRVLDVSALRAAFFTGPARRAVEACAEPVLNPLMALGPECWSALRERLSQLLSTDHEDSLAARRSVETALYAMTDVEMLLPAEIGDYTDFYASVFHATNVGSMFRPDNPLLPNYKHVPIGYHGRASSIVVSGAPVKRPSGQTKADDAQAPSFGPSRLLDYEVEVGAFVGPGNPRGEAIALGDARAHLFGLCLVNDWSARDIQKWEYQPLGPFLAKNFATTVSPWIVTLDALAPFRTPAFARPDGDPAPLPYLADDADQREGGFDITVEAFIESPQMRSDGFEGVRVSRANFKDMYWTLGQMLAHHASNGCNLRPGDLLASGTVSGEARDSAGCLLERTWRGTEPIELPSGETRKFLEDGDTVIIRAYCTKDDAVRIGFGECRGTVLP